From a single Oreochromis niloticus isolate F11D_XX linkage group LG4, O_niloticus_UMD_NMBU, whole genome shotgun sequence genomic region:
- the LOC100707073 gene encoding myosin-9 isoform X1 — MSDADKFLYVDRNVVNNPLAQADWASKKLVWVPSERLGFEAGSIKEEHGDECVVELADSGKKIRVNKDDIQKMNPPKFSKVEDMAELTCLNEASVLHNLKERYYSGLIYTYSGLFCVVINPYKNLPIYSEEIVDMYKGKKRHEMPPHIYAITDTAYRSMMQDREDQSILCTGESGAGKTENTKKVIQYLAHIASSHKTKKDQNNLVLSHGELEKQLLQANPILEAFGNAKTVKNDNSSRFGKFIRINFDVNGYIVGANIETYLLEKSRAIRQAKEERTFHIFYYLLTGAGDKLRSDLLLENYNNYRFLSNGNVTIPGQQDKDLFTETMDAFRIMGIPEDEQIGLLKVVASVLQLGNMSFKKERHTDQASMPDNTAAQKVSHLMGMNVTDFTRAILSPRIKVGRDYVQKAQTQEQAEFAVEALAKATYERMFRWLVMRINKALDKTKRQGASFIGILDIAGFEIFELNSFEQLCINYTNEKLQQLFNHTMFILEQEEYQREGIEWSFIDFGLDLQPCIELIEKPASPPGILALLDEECWFPKATDKSFVEKVLQEQGTHPKFFKPKKLKDEADFCIIHYAGKVDYKADEWLLKNMDPLNDNVATLLNQSTDKFVSELWKDVDSIVGLDKVTGMSEMHGAFKTRKGMFRTVGQLYKEQLSKLMATLRNTNPNFVRCIIPNHEKKAGKLDPHLVLDQLRCNGVLEGIRICRQGFPNRIVFQEFRQRYEILTPNAIPKGFMDGKQACVLMIKSLELDPNLYRIGQSKVFFRAGVLAHLEEERDMKITDIIISFQAWCRGYVARKAFAKRQQQLTAMRVIQRNCAAYLKLRNWQWWRLFTKVKPLLQVSRQEEEMQAKDEELNKVKEKHFHAEQQLREMEDKHQQLNAEKMALQEQLQAETELCAEAEEMRARLAAKKQELEEILHDLEARVEEEEERASQLSTEKKKMQQNISDLEQQLDEEEAARQKLQLEKVTMEAKMKKIEEDVMVLDDHNNKLMKEKKLLEERISEFTTNLAEEEEKSKSLQKLKTKHEAMITDLEDRLRREEKQRQELEKNRRKMESDFTETSDQISELQAQIAELRAQLAKKEEELQAALARIEEEAAQKNLAQKKIRELEAQLSELQEDLELEKQARAKAEKHRRDLGEELEALKTELEDTLDSTAAQQELRSKRETEVAQLKKTLEDEGKVHEQQLADLRQKHSQAFDELNEQLEQAKRNKASVEKAKQALESERNELSIELQTLMQGKGESEHRRKKAEAQVQELQLKHSESERQRLELAEKFSKVQAELENVNSMLSEVEGKSIKAAKDCSAVESQLQDVQELLQEETRQKLSLNTRLRQLEDDQNNLKEQLEEEEEAKRNVERQLQTVQAQLADLKKKAEQDAGSLESAEEGKKKFQRDLEGVNQRLEEKCAAYEKLDKTKTRLQQELDDLQVDQDHLRQIVSNLEKKQKKFDQMLAEEKNISARYAEERDRAEAEAREKETRTLALTRELEALTELKEELDRNNKLLRAEMEDLVSSKDDVGKNVHELEKAKRAMEQQLEEMKTQLEELEDELQATEDAKLRLEVNMQAMKAQYERDLAGRDEMGEEKKRALVKQVREMEMELEDERKQRSAAVAGRKKLELDLKELEAAIDMANKNRDEALKQLKKLQAQMKDVIRELEDTRLSRDEILTQSKETEKKLKGMEADMLQMQEELAAAERVKRQAQQERDELQDEINNQAAKNAQVAEERRRLEARIAQLEEELEEEQCNTELVNDRLKKAMLQTDQMNVELTAERSTSQRVEGARAQLDRQNKELKLKLQELEGTVKSKYKANMAALEAKIAQLEEQLDIETRERQTATKLVRRSEKKLKEVILQVDDERRNTEQYKDQVDKLNSRMKQLKRQLEEAEEEAQRANASRRKLQRELEDATESADAMNREVNSLKSKLRRGDLPFTTRRTIPRSSGGGGDSEEESEVKSETPEPKPE; from the exons ATGTCGGATGCAGACAAGTTTCTGTATGTGGACCGTAATGTGGTCAACAACCCACTGGCACAAGCTGACTGGGCTTCCAAGAAGCTGGTATGGGTGCCCTCGGAGCGCCTGGGGTTCGAGGCCGGCTCCATCAAGGAGGAGCACGGCGACGAGTGCGTTGTGGAGCTGGCAGACTCTGGAAAGAAGATCCGAGTGAACAAGGATGACATCCAGAAGATGAACCCCCCGAAGTTCAGCAAGGTCGAGGACATGGCTGAGCTCACGTGTCTGAATGAGGCATCCGTGCTGCATAACCTGAAAGAGAGATATTACTCTGGTCTTATATAT ACATACTCTGGCCTCTTCTGTGTCGTCATAAACCCCTACAAGAACCTGCCCATCTACTCAGAGGAGATCGTTGACATGTACAAGGGCAAAAAGAGGCACGAAATGCCACCCCACATCTACGCCATCACTGACACGGCTTACAGAAGCATGATGCAGG aTCGTGAAGACCAGTCCATCCTTTGCAC AGGCGAGTCTGGTGCTGGTAAGACAGAGAACACGAAGAAGGTCATCCAGTATCTCGCTCACATCGCCTCCTCTCACAAGACCAAAAAAGATCAG AACAACTTGGTCCTGTCACAT GGGGAGCTGGAGAAGCAGCTGCTGCAGGCTAACCCCATTCTAGAAGCCTTTGGAAATGCCAAGACTGTCAAAAATGACAATTCCTCCAGATTC GGAAAATTCATCAGAATCAATTTCGACGTCAATGGTTACATCGTTGGTGCCAATATTGAAACTT ACTTGTTGGAGAAATCCCGTGCCATTCGCCAGGCCAAAGAAGAGAGGACCTTTCACATCTTCTACTACTTGCTCACAGGGGCTGGAGACAAATTGCGCA GTGATCTCCTCCTGGAAAATTACAACAACTACCGTTTTCTTTCCAATGGGAACGTCACAATTCCGGGCCAGCAGGACAAGGATCTGTTCACAGAGACCATGGACGCCTTCAGGATCATGGGTATTCCAGAGGATGAGCAAATTG GACTGTTGAAGGTGGTGGCATCTGTTCTGCAGCTTGGAAACATGAGCTTTAAGAAGGAGCGCCACACAGACCAAGCCTCTATGCCTGATAACACAG CTGCCCAGAAGGTATCCCACctcatgggcatgaatgtcacAGACTTCACCAGGGCCATCCTGTCACCCAGAATCAAGGTGGGTCGAGACTATGTCCAGAAGGCTCAGACTCAGGAACAAGCAGAGTTTGCTGTGGAAGCCCTCGCCAAGGCCACGTATGAGAGGATGTTCCGCTGGCTCGTCATGAGGATCAACAAAGCACTTGACAAGACCAAGAGACAGGGAGCCTCTTTCATTGGCATCTTGGATATTGCTGGCTTTGAGATCTTCGAG CTGAACTCATTTGAGCAGCTGTGCATCAACTACACCAACGAGAAGCTGCAGCAGCTCTTCAACCACACCATGTTCATCCTGGAGCAAGAGGAGTACCAGAGGGAGGGCATCGAGTGGAGTTTCATTGACTTCGGCCTCGACCTGCAGCCCTGCATCGAACTCATTGAGAAGCCA GCCAGCCCCCCGGGTATCCTGGCTTTGCTGGATGAGGAGTGCTGGTTCCCTAAGGCCACAGACAAGAGCTTTGTGGAGAAGGTGCTCCAGGAGCAGGGAACACATCCCAAATTCTTCAAGCCCAAGAAACTGAAGGATGAAGCAGATTTCTGCATTATCCATTATGCTGGCAAG GTGGACTACAAGGCAGAcgaatggctgctgaagaacatgGATCCCTTGAATGACAATGTGGCTACACTGCTCAACCAGTCCACAGACAAGTTTGTGTCTGAGCTCTGGAAGGATG TGGACAGCATTGTGGGTCTAGATAAGGTGACTGGCATGTCTGAGATGCACGGCGCTTTCAAGACTCGTAAAGGGATGTTCCGCACGGTGGGCCAGCTGTACAAGGAGCAGCTGTCCAAACTGATGGCCACACTGAGGAACACAAACCCCAACTTTGTTCGCTGCATCATCCCTAACCACGAGAAGAAG GCTGGTAAACTGGACCCCCACCTGGTTCTGGATCAGCTGAGGTGCAATGGTGTGCTTGAGGGGATCCGTATCTGCAGACAGGGCTTCCCCAACCGCATCGTCTTCCAGGAGTTCAGACAGAG GTATGAAATCCTCACCCCCAATGCTATTCCCAAGGGCTTCATGGATGGAAAGCAGGCCTGTGTGCTCATG ATCAAAAGTCTGGAGCTGGATCCCAACCTCTACCGCATTGGCCAGAGCAAAGTTTTCTTCAGAGCAGGAGTCCTGGCTCACCTGGAGGAGGAAAGGGACATGAAGATCACGGACATCATAATCAGCTTCCAGGCCTGGTGCAGAGGCTATGTGGCCCGCAA GGCTTTTGCCaagaggcagcagcagctgactgCAATGAGGGTGATCCAGAGGAACTGCGCTGCTTATCTTAAACTCAGGAACTGGCAGTGGTGGAGGCTCTTCACCAAG GTGAAGCCTCTGCTCCAAGTCAGCAGGCAGGAAGAGGAGATGCAGGCCAAGGATGAAGAGCTGAATAAGGTGAAAGAGAAGCATTTTCATGCTGAGCAGCAGCTCCGGGAAATGGAGGACAAACACCAGCAG CTGAATGCTGAGAAGATGGCCCTGCAGGAGCAGCTTCAGGCAGAAACAGAACTCTGTGCCGAAGCTGAGGAAATGAGAGCCCGTCTCGCTGCCAAGAAGCAGGAGCTGGAAGAGATCCTCCACGACCTGGAGGCCcgagtggaggaggaggaggagcgtGCCTCTCAGCTGTCAAcggagaagaaaaagatgcagcaaaatatttct GACTTGGAGCAGCAGCTGGATGAGGAGGAAGCAGCCAGACAGAAGCTCCAGCTAGAGAAGGTCACCATGGAAGCAAAGATGAAGAAGATAGAAGAGGATGTTATGGTGTTAGATGATCACAACAACAAACTAATGAAG GAGAAGAAGCTTCTGGAGGAGAGGATCTCTGAGTTCACCACCAACctggcagaggaggaggagaaatcCAAGAGCTTGCAGAAACTCAAGACCAAACATGAGGCTATGATCACAGACTTGGAGG ACCGTCTGCGCAGGGAGGAGAAGCAGCGTCAGGAGCTGGAGAAGAACCGACGCAAGATGGAGAGTGACTTTACTGAGACAAGTGATCAGATTTCTGAGCTGCAGGCCCAGATTGCTGAGCTCCGTGCCCAGTTGGCTAAGAAGGAAGAAGAGCTCCAGGCAGCTCTGGCCAG GATTGAGGAAGAGGCTGCACAGAAGAACCTGGCCCAGAAAAAGATCCGTGAGTTGGAAGCTCAGCTCTCCGAGCTCCAAGAGGACTTGGAGCTGGAGAAGCAGGCCCGTGCCAAGGCAGAGAAACACCGCAGGGATCTGGGAGAAGAGCTGGAGGCCCTCAAGACTGAGCTAGAGGATACTCTGGACTCAACTGCCGCTCAGCAAGAGCTCAG GAGCAAACGTGAGACTGAGGTGGCCCAGCTTAAAAAGACTCTTGAAGACGAAGGCAAAGTTCACGAACAGCAGCTTGCTGACCTGAGACAGaaacacagtcaggcctttgaCGAGCTCAATGAGCAGCTGGAGCAGGCTAAGAGG AACAAAGCATCTGTGGAGAAGGCCAAACAGGCCCTGGAGTCTGAGAGGAATGAGCTGTCCATCGAGCTGCAGACTCTGATGCAGGGTAAAGGAGAGTCAGAACATCGCAGGAAGAAGGCCGAAGCCCAGGTCCAGGAGCTGCAGCTCAAACACTCAGAGAGCGAGCGCCAGAGGCTGGAGCTGGCTGAGAAATTCTCAAAAGTGCAG GCTGAACTGGAGAATGTTAACAGCATGCTGAGTGAGGTGGAGGGCAAGTCCATTAAGGCAGCCAAAGACTGCTCTGCTGTAGAATCCCAGCTGCAGGACGTTCAG GAATTACTGCAGGAAGAGACGCGCCAGAAATTATCGCTCAACACACGGCTGCGCCAGCTCGAGGATGACCAGAACAACCTGAAAgaacagctggaggaggaggaagaagccaAGAGGAACGTAGAGAGGCAGCTCCAAACGGTGCAGGCTCAG CTTGCTGATTTGAAGAAGAAGGCGGAGCAGGATGCTGGCTCTCTGGAAAGTGCTGAGGAGGGAAAGAAGAAGTTTCAGCGGGACCTGGAGGGAGTGAACCAGCGCCTGGAGGAGAAATGCGCCGCTTACGAGAAGTTGGATAAAACAAAGACGCGTCTCCAGCAAGAGTTGGATGACCTGCAGGTAGACCAGGACCACCTCCGGCAGATCGTGTCCAACCTcgagaagaagcagaagaagtttGACCAG ATGCTGGCAGAGGAGAAGAATATCTCTGCTCGCTATGCAGAGGAGCGTGAcagagctgaagctgaagccAGAGAAAAGGAGACCCGGACACTGGCTTTAACCCGGGAGCTGGAAGCTCTGACAGAGTTGAAAGAAGAGCTGGACCGCAACAACAAGCTGCTGCGGGCTGAAATGGAGGACCTCGTATCCTCCAAGGATGATGTTGGCAAGAAC GTCCACGAGTTGGAGAAGGCCAAACGTGCAATGgagcagcagctggaggagaTGAAGACTcagctggaggagctggaggacgAGCTGCAGGCCACAGAGGACGCCAAGCTGCGCCTGGAGGTCAACATGCAGGCCATGAAAGCCCAGTATGAGAGAGACCTGGCAGGACGCGATGAGAtgggagaggagaagaagagggcACTGGTTAAACAG GTGAGGGAGATGGAGATGGAGCTGGAGGATGAAAGGAAGCAGCGTTCTGCTGCCGTGGCTGGACGCAAGAAGCTGGAGCTGGACCTGAAGGAGCTTGAGGCAGCCATCGACATGGCGAACAAGAACCGCGACGAGGCCCTGAAACAGTTGAAGAAACTTCAG GCCCAGATGAAAGATGTCATCCGGGAGCTGGAGGACACTCGCTTGTCCAGAGATGAGATCCTCACCCAGAGCAAGGAGACTGAGAAGAAGCTAAAGGGCATGGAGGCTGACATGCTCCAGATGCAGGAG GAGCTGGCGGCTGCAGAGCGAGTAAAGAGGCAAGCCCAGCAGGAGAGAGACGAGCTGCAGGATGAGATCAATAACCAGGCCGCCAAGAA CGCTCAGGTTGCAGAGGAGAGGAGGCGACTGGAGGCTCGTATTGCTCAGCTggaggaagagctggaggaggagcagTGCAACACTGAGTTGGTCAACGACAGGCTGAAGAAGGCAATGCTGCAG ACTGACCAGATGAACGTGGAGCTGACTGCAGAGCGCAGCACCTCTCAGCGTGTCGAGGGGGCTCGTGCCCAGCTCGACCGTCAGAACAAGGAGCTGAAACTGAAGCTGCAGGAGCTCGAGGGAACAGTCAAGTCCAAGTACAAGGCCAACATGGCTGCCCTCGAGGCAAAGATTGCTCAGCTGGAGGAACAGCTGGATATAGAGACCAG GGAGAGGCAGACTGCCACCAAACTTGTGAGACGCAGCGAGAAGAAACTAAAGGAAGTAATCCTGCAGGTGGACGACGAGAGGCGCAACACGGAGCAGTACAAGGACCAG GTCGACAAGCTGAACTCTCGTATGAAGCAGCTCAAGCGTCAGCtggaggaggctgaggaggagGCTCAGAGAGCCAACGCCAGCCGAAGAAAACTTCAGAGGGAGCTGGAGGACGCCACAGAGTCTGCTGATGCCATGAACCGTGAAGTCAACAGCCTCAAGAGCAAGCTCAG gCGTGGTGACCTCCCCTTCACCACACGCCGCACCATTCCTCGCAGCAGTGGCGGCGGCGGTGATAGTGAGGAGGAAAGCGAGGTGAAGAGCGAGACCCCCGAGCCCAAGCCTGAATGA